In Kineococcus sp. NBC_00420, a single genomic region encodes these proteins:
- the selD gene encoding selenide, water dikinase SelD — MTTTDAAVRLTQYAHGGGCACKIPPGELERMVEGLTGPATGDLLVGVGDDAAVVRIAGGQAVIATADFFTPVVDDAYTFGRIAATNALSDVYAMGGTPLVGVNLLGWPRDVLPPELAREVLRGGADVAAAAGCHLGGGHSIDNPEPLYGMSVTGLGDPERLLRGDAAVAGLPLTLTKPLGLGVLNNRHKATGEVFEEAVAVMTTLNADASRAALATGARCATDITGFGLLGHLHEVARASGVTAVVDAAAVPYVDGARRSLTDGFVPGGSRRNLDWVRPFLSAEGFDEEELILLADAQTSGGLLVAGEVPGYPVVGELVPARAGTTLVVR; from the coding sequence GTGACGACGACGGACGCGGCGGTTCGGCTCACCCAGTACGCCCACGGCGGGGGGTGCGCGTGCAAGATCCCGCCCGGCGAGCTGGAACGGATGGTCGAGGGCCTCACCGGGCCCGCGACCGGTGACCTCCTCGTGGGGGTCGGCGACGACGCGGCCGTCGTGCGCATCGCGGGTGGGCAGGCGGTCATCGCGACCGCCGACTTCTTCACCCCCGTCGTCGACGACGCCTACACCTTCGGCCGGATCGCGGCGACGAACGCGTTGTCCGACGTCTACGCGATGGGCGGGACACCGCTGGTCGGGGTGAACCTGCTCGGCTGGCCCCGCGACGTCCTGCCGCCCGAACTGGCCCGGGAGGTCCTGCGCGGTGGGGCCGACGTGGCCGCGGCCGCCGGCTGCCACCTCGGCGGCGGCCACAGCATCGACAACCCCGAGCCCCTCTACGGGATGAGCGTCACCGGCCTCGGCGACCCCGAGCGGCTCCTCCGGGGCGACGCGGCCGTGGCCGGTCTCCCCCTCACCCTGACGAAACCCCTCGGCCTCGGGGTGCTGAACAACCGCCACAAGGCGACCGGCGAGGTCTTCGAGGAGGCGGTCGCGGTGATGACGACGCTGAACGCGGACGCGTCCCGGGCGGCGCTCGCCACCGGCGCCCGCTGCGCGACCGACATCACCGGTTTCGGCCTGCTGGGCCACCTGCACGAGGTCGCGCGCGCCAGCGGGGTCACCGCCGTCGTCGACGCCGCCGCCGTGCCCTACGTCGACGGGGCCCGCCGGTCGTTGACCGACGGCTTCGTGCCCGGCGGCAGCCGCCGCAACCTCGACTGGGTCCGCCCGTTCCTCTCGGCCGAGGGTTTCGACGAGGAGGAGCTCATCCTGCTCGCCGACGCCCAGACCTCCGGAGGTCTGCTCGTCGC